One Longimicrobium terrae genomic window, GCGAGCGGCGGGCGAAGCTGCAGGCGTTCGCGGACCAGTTCTTTGCGGAACGCGTGGCGCTCTCGCCCGTGACGGACGACGCGGAGCAGGCGCGCGCGTGGCTGGAACAGGGAGAGAAGGGGCTGGACGGCGTGATGGCCAAGCGGCTGGACCTGCCCTACCTGTCCGGCGAGCGAACGGGGATGGTCAAGATCAAGAACGTGCGCACGGCGGACTGCGTGGTCGGCGGGTTCCGCTATGCGCAGAAGGAGCGCGTCGTCGGCTCGCTTCTCCTTGGGCTGTATGATGAGGTGGGGAAGCTGAACCACGTCGGCTTCTGCTCCAGCATCAGCCGCGGCGAGCGGAAGGAATTGACGGAGCGGTTGGAGGCGCTGCGCGGCGGCGAGGGGTTCAGCGGCGCCGCGCCGGGCGGGGAAAGCCGCTGGACGCGCATGTCGGACCGGTCCACCGAGTGGGAGCCGCTGCTGACGGAACTGGTGGTGGAAGTGAGCTACGACCACTTCACCGGCGGCCGTTTTCGCCACGGTACCGGGTTCGTGCGGTGGCGGCCGGACAAGGCGCCGGAGCAGTGCACCTACGCCCAGCTGGGCACCGCGGGGCGCGAGTCGCTCCGGCTATTGGGCGTGTAGGCGGGCGTTCCGGGAGCCGCGGTCAGGAAACGATCGGGTGAGGTGGAGGAGACAATCCATCCACCTTCTTGTCCCGGCTGGTCGCGTGACCCATGTCCCCAGGGTGCGCGCGACCTCGAAACTTCCTGTCCCGCCGCGCCGTTGATGCGGCGGGACGTCCGCGTCTGCTCCGGTCCCACTCCGGCGAAACCGGCGGATGCAGAGAACGTGACGGCCCGAATTCTGCTCCGGCCGAACCACGAATCGGTCAACTGCGCGGACCCGTTCCGCGCACCTACACCCTGTACCCGAAAACGAGAGATGAAGAAAGCTGCCGCTGGTTTGTTCGCTGTTCTCGCTACGGCCGCCCTCGCCGGGACGGCCTCGGCCCAGGTGTGCGCGGGCTTCCCGTCGTCCGATCGCGGGTTCTACTTCGGTGGCCGCGCGGACTTCCCCGAGGACCAGGACTCCTTTGGTGTGGAGGCCAACTACAACGCGGCCGGCCCCATCGGCGTGTACGGCGGTCTGAACGTGATCACGATTGACGAAGTCGAAGATTCGGACACCAACGAGTTCTTTGCCGGCGTCGCGTTCGAGACGCCCGCGCTGGGCATGATGATCGGGCCGCGCGTGTCGGCGTGCCCGGTGATCGAGGGCCGCGTGCGGTCGTTCGAGGATTTCGGCGACCTCGTGCAGGTTCCCATCGGCCTGGGCCTGGGCGCTGACCTGGGCATCCCCGTGGGGCCGTCGGTGTCGGGCTACGTGCAGCCGCAGGTGGTGTTCTCGCGCTTCAACCCGGAAGACGACGACATCGACACCGAGACCGAGACCGACTTCGGCATCAAGGCCGGCGCCAACATCGGCTTCAGCCTGCTGACCATCGGCGGCGAAGTG contains:
- a CDS encoding outer membrane beta-barrel protein; protein product: MKKAAAGLFAVLATAALAGTASAQVCAGFPSSDRGFYFGGRADFPEDQDSFGVEANYNAAGPIGVYGGLNVITIDEVEDSDTNEFFAGVAFETPALGMMIGPRVSACPVIEGRVRSFEDFGDLVQVPIGLGLGADLGIPVGPSVSGYVQPQVVFSRFNPEDDDIDTETETDFGIKAGANIGFSLLTIGGEVRHVFQEDADPLFAIRVGIRL
- a CDS encoding ATP-dependent DNA ligase; its protein translation is MEAAHPEARPLQPGGPAVNLPLSTDYAAAESEPRDELPTGPEWQYEPKWDGFRCLAFRDGDEVDLRSKAGKPLARYFPDVADALRSLRARRFVLDGEIVIPVDGSLSFEELQLRLHPAESRVRKLAAVHPATLVAFDLLLGARGGVLVDRPLRERRAKLQAFADQFFAERVALSPVTDDAEQARAWLEQGEKGLDGVMAKRLDLPYLSGERTGMVKIKNVRTADCVVGGFRYAQKERVVGSLLLGLYDEVGKLNHVGFCSSISRGERKELTERLEALRGGEGFSGAAPGGESRWTRMSDRSTEWEPLLTELVVEVSYDHFTGGRFRHGTGFVRWRPDKAPEQCTYAQLGTAGRESLRLLGV